A genome region from Tolypothrix sp. PCC 7712 includes the following:
- a CDS encoding metal ABC transporter permease: MNLFTDCQITWLAVSDAQDLVKLLQFPFMQRAIAGAVMMGILGGLLGCFVTLRQLSFFSHAVGHAALVGVALGVLLQLNPTWMLLPFTLVFGVIVLYLIDKTDLASDSVLSIVLSGALAIGVILTSLIKGYRGNLMGVLFGDILAIDGTDLMLTLLLLLGSSIFLLSTLQQQILLTLNADVAQVQGIPVQLHRYGFVILLSLAVAVAIKAVGVLLVNAFLVIPAATAKLMSHHFSRFLILSVIIGSSSSVVGMIVSGLFNLASGPSIVLVQFLVFVAVFVWIKLTMKAA, from the coding sequence ATGAATTTATTCACAGATTGCCAGATAACTTGGCTAGCTGTCAGCGATGCTCAGGACTTGGTGAAATTGTTACAGTTTCCCTTTATGCAGCGTGCGATCGCAGGTGCTGTGATGATGGGAATACTTGGTGGTTTATTAGGCTGTTTTGTTACCTTGCGCCAGCTTTCCTTTTTTAGCCATGCGGTTGGTCATGCAGCCTTAGTCGGTGTGGCATTAGGAGTATTGCTTCAGTTAAATCCTACATGGATGTTGCTGCCATTTACCTTAGTTTTCGGTGTGATTGTCCTCTATTTAATCGACAAAACCGATTTAGCGAGCGATAGCGTACTTAGTATAGTTCTCTCAGGAGCATTAGCGATCGGTGTGATTCTCACCAGCCTCATCAAAGGCTATCGCGGTAATTTGATGGGCGTGTTATTTGGCGATATTCTGGCAATTGATGGCACGGATTTAATGTTAACCCTGCTTTTACTCCTAGGCAGCAGTATTTTCTTGTTATCAACCCTGCAACAGCAAATTTTATTGACTCTCAACGCAGATGTAGCCCAGGTACAAGGCATTCCAGTCCAGTTGCACCGCTATGGATTTGTGATATTGCTCTCCTTAGCTGTAGCTGTAGCCATCAAAGCTGTTGGCGTATTGCTAGTAAACGCCTTTTTGGTAATTCCTGCTGCCACTGCTAAATTAATGAGTCACCATTTTAGCCGCTTCCTAATCTTGTCAGTGATTATCGGTTCTAGTAGCAGCGTTGTCGGCATGATAGTTTCAGGACTATTTAACTTAGCCTCTGGCCCCAGTATCGTCCTGGTTCAGTTTCTCGTATTTGTCGCTGTTTTCGTCTGGATCAAGTTGACAATGAAAGCAGCATAA
- a CDS encoding dynamin family protein, with the protein MSEIGENQPPTRRERIAEILEKRKPLSQKIDQARNYVQELLSALSLLEDLIPEYRRLSASSENLKKIAINEIIVTKDIQSTLNSQLEHLFYLYERFSKPPLKIAVAGLPKEGKSTFIRAVTELREEVIPSSEELCTGASSTIYNHESTETYGEIEFYSSDVFLKEVIQPYYSELNLTDKPISLDAWKQPSFPIQDAVEQTKYKRLLAYYEKYSKYKNYLNQKPIKVAENNIRQYIAQVDINKQPIDIYRSVKNAIIYTKFPNHDVGQIALLDTPGLGELRSREEENLVEILRKSADIVICLILPRPNEFTYQARHTNFFSLMQKGIGQADKRCLLVLNDDGNNSQACQRLSQPDKLAEWTLTFAKVFVANCSKPEQVQSQVVDPTINYLAEKISSLDWDDTQHRFNSILEQCAQTSDILHRINVESSGNIDISSQKYRKLFEKDFVPKLSNAFKQMQQYFFNRQDISSVKKIVRDKVNALEFSIPSAPEIELRRTPKETYDKVFIEILGELRVQGWRHFQDLDIHLSPLVDELKKIVADEFHKIGLDRLSNREGSDFIENIYHLIPKTCPMLKLAFQMLKEFELAYFWLIRVKIYEGLEILDPRKNNLKPDSSNSSKPVTAELFYQALEASCISAKSKLLALLGGDATDDFSPNNAVLAALEEFIDLVFYASDEQGRGIVSGEWQDFLEPHKRKIWAEDFGKLEQEIELRDKLSNAVEQARNSITKLQRICNLEGVL; encoded by the coding sequence ATGAGTGAAATAGGTGAAAATCAACCTCCTACTAGAAGGGAACGCATAGCTGAGATACTTGAGAAACGCAAACCTTTGTCTCAAAAAATTGACCAAGCACGTAACTATGTTCAAGAACTATTATCAGCGTTGAGCTTACTTGAAGACTTGATTCCAGAGTATCGGAGACTTAGTGCATCTTCTGAAAATCTCAAGAAAATTGCAATAAATGAAATTATTGTTACTAAAGACATTCAGTCAACTCTAAATTCTCAGCTAGAACATCTTTTTTACTTATACGAACGTTTCTCTAAACCCCCTCTAAAAATTGCTGTGGCTGGTCTTCCAAAGGAAGGAAAAAGCACTTTTATCCGTGCAGTTACTGAACTAAGGGAGGAGGTAATTCCTTCATCAGAAGAATTATGCACAGGTGCATCATCTACCATTTATAATCATGAAAGTACTGAAACCTATGGAGAGATAGAGTTTTACTCTAGTGATGTTTTCCTTAAGGAAGTAATTCAACCTTATTACAGTGAATTAAACTTAACAGATAAGCCAATAAGTTTGGACGCATGGAAGCAACCTTCGTTTCCAATACAAGATGCAGTCGAACAGACAAAGTACAAGCGTCTTTTAGCATATTATGAAAAATACTCTAAATATAAAAATTACTTAAACCAAAAGCCGATAAAAGTTGCAGAGAATAATATTCGGCAATACATTGCTCAGGTAGATATAAATAAACAACCGATTGATATATATCGGTCTGTAAAAAATGCCATAATATATACAAAATTTCCCAATCATGATGTTGGTCAAATTGCTTTGTTAGATACTCCTGGGTTGGGAGAATTACGAAGTAGAGAAGAAGAGAACTTGGTAGAAATCCTTCGTAAAAGTGCAGATATTGTAATTTGTCTTATTCTCCCAAGACCTAACGAATTTACTTATCAGGCGAGGCACACTAACTTTTTCAGTCTAATGCAGAAAGGAATTGGACAGGCGGATAAGAGATGTCTATTAGTGCTAAACGACGACGGTAATAACTCTCAAGCTTGTCAAAGACTTTCTCAGCCAGATAAGCTAGCTGAGTGGACTTTAACTTTCGCTAAAGTTTTCGTTGCTAATTGCTCTAAGCCTGAGCAAGTTCAATCTCAAGTAGTCGATCCCACTATTAATTATTTAGCTGAAAAAATTTCTTCTCTTGATTGGGATGACACACAACATAGGTTTAATAGTATTCTTGAACAATGTGCCCAGACCTCTGATATTCTGCATAGAATTAACGTAGAATCATCTGGAAATATAGACATTTCTAGCCAAAAATACAGAAAACTGTTCGAGAAGGACTTTGTGCCAAAACTGAGTAATGCATTCAAGCAAATGCAACAGTATTTTTTTAACAGGCAAGATATTTCATCAGTTAAGAAAATAGTGAGAGATAAGGTCAATGCTCTTGAGTTTAGCATTCCTTCTGCACCAGAAATTGAGTTACGAAGAACGCCGAAAGAAACCTACGACAAAGTATTTATAGAAATATTAGGAGAACTTCGTGTACAAGGATGGCGGCACTTTCAAGACCTTGATATTCATCTTAGTCCATTGGTAGATGAATTAAAAAAGATTGTTGCAGATGAGTTCCATAAAATTGGATTAGACAGGTTATCAAACAGAGAGGGCAGTGATTTCATTGAAAATATTTATCATTTAATTCCAAAAACTTGTCCAATGCTCAAGTTAGCATTTCAAATGCTCAAAGAATTTGAATTAGCTTACTTTTGGTTAATTAGAGTTAAGATTTATGAAGGGCTAGAAATTCTAGATCCCCGGAAAAATAATTTAAAACCAGACAGCAGTAATTCCAGCAAACCAGTAACAGCAGAATTATTTTACCAAGCTCTAGAAGCAAGCTGTATATCAGCTAAGTCTAAGCTACTTGCTTTGCTTGGTGGAGATGCTACAGATGACTTTTCTCCAAATAATGCTGTGCTAGCAGCTTTGGAGGAGTTTATTGATTTAGTATTTTATGCTTCGGACGAACAGGGTAGAGGAATTGTTTCAGGTGAATGGCAAGACTTTCTAGAACCCCATAAAAGAAAAATTTGGGCAGAAGATTTCGGAAAACTTGAGCAAGAGATTGAGTTGAGAGACAAATTATCTAACGCCGTGGAGCAAGCGAGAAACTCTATAACGAAATTACAGCGAATCTGCAATTTGGAAGGTGTATTATGA
- a CDS encoding metal ABC transporter ATP-binding protein, which yields MTSPVLKVEGLTVYQGNYLALRDVSFELFPGTDTAIVGPNGAGKSTLVKAILNLIPHSNGYVEIFGQPIKNLGNLRQLLGYMPQNLIFDRSFPISVSELVGLGWMRTFRQKQKKGSLFKKLLRKEPDKSAAIAQALKRTDAYHLRNQAIGTLSGGQLKRVLLAYCLVTPRKLLVLDEAFAGVDVQGAADFYILLNELKQQEGWTILQVSHDIDMVSRHCDRILCLNQTVVCTGKPEIALSPQNLLATYGPGFSRYQHHH from the coding sequence ATAACCTCCCCTGTTTTAAAAGTAGAAGGATTAACTGTATACCAAGGCAATTACTTAGCCTTAAGAGATGTTTCTTTTGAATTATTTCCTGGCACAGATACAGCTATAGTGGGGCCAAATGGTGCAGGTAAAAGTACTTTAGTAAAAGCTATTTTAAATTTAATTCCTCACAGTAATGGCTATGTAGAAATATTTGGTCAACCAATCAAAAATTTAGGGAATTTACGCCAGTTATTAGGCTACATGCCGCAAAATTTGATTTTTGATCGCAGCTTTCCCATTTCCGTCAGCGAATTGGTAGGACTGGGGTGGATGAGAACTTTTAGACAAAAACAAAAAAAAGGTTCATTATTCAAAAAATTATTGAGAAAAGAACCAGATAAATCAGCAGCGATCGCGCAAGCTTTAAAGCGAACTGACGCTTATCATCTACGCAATCAAGCTATCGGAACTTTGAGCGGTGGTCAACTCAAGCGAGTATTATTAGCTTATTGTTTAGTAACACCTCGCAAACTCTTGGTACTAGATGAAGCCTTCGCCGGAGTTGATGTACAAGGTGCAGCAGATTTTTATATTTTATTAAATGAGTTAAAGCAACAGGAAGGTTGGACAATATTGCAAGTTTCTCATGATATTGATATGGTCAGCCGCCATTGCGATCGCATTCTTTGCCTGAATCAAACTGTGGTTTGTACTGGAAAACCAGAAATTGCACTTTCACCGCAAAACCTATTAGCAACCTATGGGCCTGGTTTCAGTCGTTATCAACATCACCACTAA
- a CDS encoding metal ABC transporter substrate-binding protein encodes MLSIASGCNQSPANQQAASNVSPPAKKTKVVTTFLPMYLFTKAVAGDAAEVEILVPPGTEVHEYQAKPENVKAIATANVLVKNGLGLEEFLEQTVKNAQNPKLTEIDASKGIKPLAEISPIVSTGKEEKDHDHEHTEGNPHVWLDPVLAKQQVTNIRDGLIAADPKNKATYEANATAYIQKLDSLNSEFQQTLQKNPNCTFITFHDAFPYLAQRYNLKQLAVVEIPEDQLSPSDVQNAVNAVKKYKVKALFSEPGIDNKLLKSLSQDLKLNLQTLDSLENGETDPQHYFQAMKANLQNLSTACK; translated from the coding sequence ATGCTATCCATTGCTTCTGGTTGTAACCAATCACCTGCAAATCAGCAAGCAGCATCTAATGTATCGCCGCCTGCTAAAAAAACTAAAGTAGTAACGACATTTTTACCAATGTATTTGTTTACAAAAGCTGTGGCTGGGGATGCAGCAGAGGTAGAAATTTTAGTACCCCCAGGTACGGAGGTTCATGAGTATCAAGCCAAACCAGAAAATGTCAAAGCGATCGCCACTGCTAATGTACTAGTCAAAAATGGTTTAGGCTTAGAAGAATTTCTCGAACAAACTGTCAAAAATGCCCAAAATCCCAAATTAACTGAAATTGATGCCAGTAAAGGGATTAAACCTCTCGCAGAGATTTCTCCCATCGTCAGCACAGGGAAAGAGGAAAAAGACCACGATCACGAACATACTGAGGGTAATCCTCACGTTTGGCTAGATCCAGTTTTGGCAAAACAGCAAGTAACAAATATCCGGGATGGATTGATTGCAGCCGATCCCAAAAATAAAGCTACCTACGAAGCGAACGCCACAGCTTATATCCAAAAATTAGACAGCTTAAATAGCGAATTTCAACAAACTTTGCAGAAAAATCCTAACTGCACCTTTATCACCTTTCATGATGCCTTTCCATATTTAGCCCAACGTTATAACCTTAAGCAACTTGCAGTCGTAGAAATCCCGGAAGACCAACTTTCACCAAGCGATGTACAAAATGCAGTTAATGCAGTAAAAAAATATAAAGTTAAAGCCTTATTCAGCGAACCAGGAATCGATAACAAATTACTGAAAAGTCTATCTCAAGACTTAAAGTTAAATTTGCAAACCCTAGATTCTTTAGAAAATGGTGAGACAGATCCGCAACATTATTTCCAGGCGATGAAAGCTAATTTGCAAAACTTGTCGACAGCTTGTAAATAG
- a CDS encoding site-specific integrase: MFSKTPTGRASKGSVSIINSNERLQLRFRYQGKRYYISTGLADTPANRKLAEMKASEIEKDILCERLDLTLEKYQAQSALSTITPITPIRKSQPQLDELWDKYSEFKKPQVSPSTYAKDFSKHRNHIAKLPTRSLDEASAIRDHLLSNLTPDAAKRCLTQLKACCNWAMDEGLIDTNPFATMKIKVPKGTSEEQDVNPFTKEERDLIISTFASDRYYSHYTNYVRFLFFTGCRPSEAVALKWRNITNSVIQFRESVVVSEDGLVLKEGLKTQRKRDFPINAEVKAILDEIRPEGDNPESLLFISPKGKFIDHHNFANRAWKSILDKCNVPYRKSYQTRHTFISLCVEAHINSTAIGRWTGTSAKMIDNHYGATNFTNLRPPELS, translated from the coding sequence ATGTTCTCCAAAACTCCTACAGGACGAGCATCTAAGGGTTCTGTATCGATCATTAACTCTAATGAACGGTTGCAATTACGATTTAGATATCAAGGCAAGCGTTATTACATCTCTACGGGTTTAGCTGATACTCCCGCTAACCGCAAATTGGCAGAGATGAAGGCATCCGAGATAGAGAAAGATATACTCTGTGAACGATTAGACCTCACTCTAGAGAAGTACCAAGCTCAATCTGCTTTAAGCACGATTACACCCATTACACCCATTAGAAAGTCTCAACCTCAATTAGACGAACTTTGGGACAAGTATAGTGAATTTAAAAAACCGCAAGTTAGCCCCAGTACTTATGCCAAAGACTTCTCTAAGCACCGTAATCACATTGCTAAGTTACCTACGCGATCGCTAGATGAGGCATCTGCTATTCGAGATCATCTGTTATCGAATCTCACTCCAGATGCGGCAAAGCGGTGCTTAACCCAACTGAAAGCTTGCTGTAATTGGGCAATGGATGAGGGATTAATCGACACTAACCCTTTTGCCACTATGAAAATCAAAGTCCCTAAGGGTACTTCCGAGGAACAGGACGTTAATCCTTTTACCAAGGAAGAGAGAGATTTAATTATTAGCACTTTCGCTAGCGATCGCTACTATAGCCATTACACGAACTATGTGCGCTTCCTTTTCTTCACGGGGTGCAGACCATCGGAAGCAGTTGCTTTGAAATGGAGGAACATTACTAATAGTGTGATTCAGTTTCGAGAATCTGTTGTTGTCTCTGAAGATGGCTTAGTCCTCAAAGAAGGACTGAAAACCCAAAGAAAACGGGATTTTCCAATTAATGCAGAGGTAAAAGCAATTTTAGATGAAATTAGACCTGAGGGAGATAACCCTGAATCTCTACTGTTTATAAGTCCGAAAGGAAAATTTATTGACCATCACAACTTTGCTAATCGTGCATGGAAGTCAATCTTAGATAAGTGTAATGTCCCTTATCGTAAAAGCTACCAGACACGACATACCTTTATTAGTTTATGTGTGGAAGCACATATTAATAGCACTGCGATTGGTAGATGGACTGGAACTTCAGCCAAAATGATCGACAACCATTATGGTGCAACCAACTTTACAAATCTCAGACCACCCGAGCTTTCCTAA